ACGATCACCGACGCGGCCCCGTTCCGGGAGATCCGGGACTACCTGGCCGTGCACCGGGACCGGGAGGAACAGGTCCTGCGCACGCTCTCCTACGTCGACGGCGTCGCCTTCGCCCGGCGCGCCGCCGTGCCGGCCCGATTCTCCGTCGCGTTGATGGACGAGATCGTCCCGCCGTCCACGGTCTACGCCGCCTACCACGACTATCGCGGGGAGAAAGACCTGACGGTGTGGCGGTTCAACGGCCACGAGGCGGGCGGCATCGACGATGACGCCGCCGCGGTCGACTTCCTCCGCGCGACGCTGGAGGTGTAAGGCGGGGGCCCTTGTTAACAGACGTCTGTTAACAAGGGCCCCCGCCTCACCCCGTGGTAGACACGGCAGGGTGCGCAGACGTACGGCAGCGGTCCTGGTCGTGGTGGTCGCGGCCCTCGCCGCCGCCTGCCAGCGACCGGCGCCGCGACCGGCGCCCACGCCGACCCCGACCGGCCCCCGCGCCCCGGCGGACGTCGTCGACCTGGCCACCGTCGACCCGAGCATCCGCACCGACATCAGGTACGCCACCGCGCACAACTTCGTCGGCCGGCCGATCGACGGCTACCCGGAGCCGCTCTGCCTGCTCACCCGTCGGGCCGCCGAGGCGCTGCACCGGGTGCAGGCCGCCGCGCTCGCCCGGGGCCGCAGCCTGAAGGTGTACGACTGCTACCGCCCACAGCGGGCGGTGGACGAGTTCGTCGCCTGGGCGAAGCGCCCCGACGAGCAGCAGATGAAGGCGGAGTTCTATCCCGACCTGCCGAAGGACCGGCTCTTCGCCGACGGCTACCTCGGCGCGCCCACGGCGCACAGCCGGGCCAGCACGCTCGACCTGACGCTCGTCCCGGTGCCCACCCCCGGGCAACCCGACTACACCCCCGGCCAGCCCCTGCGGCCCTGCACCGCCCCGGCCGGCGACCGTTTCGCCGACGACTCGGTCGACATGGGCACCGGCTTCGACTGCTTCGATCCCCGGGCGCACACCGCCGACGTACGGGTCATCGGCGCCGCCCGCGCGAACCGCGAGCTGCTCCGGGAGTTGATGACCGGGGAGGGGTTCGAGAACTACCCGCGCGAGTGGTGGCACTACCGGTACGTGGACGAGCCGTACCCGGACACCTGGTTCGACTTCCCGGTGGCCCGCTCGTCGTTGCGGTGACGGGGGTAACCTCATGATCCACACCGGTCGGACGGCAGGTGACCGCCACCCCGCGCGGGTGTCGGGCGCCCGGTGACCGACACCCGCGCGGAAGGATGCCTGTGGAGACCGAACGGATCGGCCCGCCGCTGCTGGCCGGCGAGCGGGAGACGCTGCGCGCGTTCCTCGACTTCCACCGGGCCACGCTGGCCCTCAAGTGCGAGGGCCTGACCGACGAGCAGTTGCGCCGGCAGTCCTCGCCGCCGTCGACGCTGTCCCTGCTCGGCCTGGTCCGGCACATGGCGGAGGTGGAACGCACCTGGTTCCGGCGCGTCATCAACGCCGAGGACATCCCGCTGGTCTGGTCCGACACCGGTGACTTCCAGGCCGCGTACGACGCGGCCGACGCCGACCGCGCGGAGGCGTTCGAGGCGTGGCGACGGGAGGTCGAGCACGCCCGGCGGATCGAGCGGGCGGCCGAGTCGCTCGACGTGACCGGCCACCAGGCCCGCTGGGGCGAGGACGTCTCGCTGCGCCTGGTGATGGTGCACATGCTGCACGAGTACGCCCGGCACAACGGCCACGCCGACCTCCTCCGCGAGGCCCTCGACGGCACCGTCGGGGTGTAAGGCGGGGGCCCCGGTTAACGCCTGCGGTAGAAGAGGGGCCCCCTTTTAACATGTCGATCATGGACGCGTGGGACCGAGGTCCCGCGCGCCGGGTCCTCCGGCCCTGCCACCCGCCCGCTCCGGCGAGAAGCGTGGGGGTTGACAAACGGCGTGAGGAGGAGCCATGAAGGCTCTCGTGTACGGCGGTCCGGGCGAGAAGTCCTGGTCCGAGATCGCGGATCCCACCATCGCCGGCCCCCGGGACGCGATTGTCCGGGTCGACGCGGCCACCATCTGCGGGACCGATCTGCACATCCTCGGCGGGGACGTGCCCGAGGTCCAGCCGGGCCGGGTGCTCGGCCACGAGGCGGTCGGCACGGTCGTGGCGGTCGGTGACGGGGTCGCCAACCTCGTCCCGGGCGATCGGGTCCTCGCCTCCTGCATCTCCGCGTGCGGCGTGTGCCGTTACTGCCGGGACGGCGTGTACGGGCAGTGCCTCGGCGGCGGCGGATGGATTCTCGGGCACACCGTCGACGGCGTGCAGGCCGAGTACGCCCGGATCCCGTTCGCCGACCTGTCCACGTACCGCCTGCCGGAGAGCGTCTCCGACGAGGCGGCCGTGCTGCTGGCCGACATCCTGCCCACCGCGTACGAGGTCGGCGTGCTCAACGGCGGGGTGCGCCCCGGCGACACCGTCGTGGTGGTCGGCGCCGGCCCGATCGGCCTGGCCGCGATCCAGACCGCCCGGCTCTTCTCGCCGACCCACGTGGTCGCCGTGGACAAGGCGCAGAGCCGGCTCGATGCGGCGAAGCGATTCGGTGCCGACCTGACCGTGCTCGCCGACGACGACCCGCTCGAAGCGGTCCGCTCGATCACCGGCGGGCTCGGCGCGGACGTGGCGATCGAGGCGGTCGGCGTGCCGGCCACCTTCGAACTGTGCGCCACGCTGGTCCGCCCCGGCGGCCGGGTCGCGAACGTCGGCGTGCACGGCGCCCCGGCGACGCTGCACCTGGAGCGGCTCTGGATCCGCGACGTCACCATCACCACCGGCCTGGTGGACACCCGCACCACGCCGAAGCTGCTGGACATGCTGGTCGCCGGCCAGCTCGACACCGCGCACATGGTGACCCACCGGTACACGCTGGACCGGATCATCGAGGCGTACGACGTGTTCGCCCGGCCGGCCGAGACCGGCGCGCTCAAGGTGGCGCTCACCCGTTGAGGGGTGTTAAGCGGGGCCCCCGCCTATACCGGATGCGTTAAGCGGGGCCCCCGCCTTACACCCGCAGCGGCAGCCAGGCCAACACGTCGGCGATACGCGCGTCCCAGTACGCCCAGTCGTGGTCGCCCGGACCGAAGTCGACGGTGACCGGCCGACCGAGCCGCCGCGCGGTGTCGACGAACAGGACGTTGTCGTCGTGGAGGAAGTCCTCGGTGCCGCACGCGACGTAGAGCGCCGGCAGGTCGTCGCCGGCCCGTTCCAGCAGCACCACGGTGTCGTCCTCGTCGGGCGGGGTGCGGTCGCCCCAGACGGTGTGCCAGACCGCCGGGTCGAGCGGGCTGGTCGGGTGGTGACGTCGACGCACCACGTCGAGCGCGCCGGAGAGGCTGGCCGCCGCGGCGAACCGGTCGGGGTGGCGCAGCGCCCACTTCATCGCGCCGTAGCCGCCCATCGACAGACCGGCGACGAACGTGTCCTCCCGGCGGGTCGACAGGCGGAAGAACGACCGGCACACCTCGGGCAGTTCCTCGCTGAGGAACGTCCAGTATTTGTTGCCGTGCTCCTCGTCGCGGTAGAAGCTCCGCTGCACCTGCGGCATCACCACGGCCAGGCCGAGCGGGGCGACGTAGCGTTCGATCGACGAGCGCCGGGTCCACGCCGTGTCGTCGTCGGTCAGGCCGTGCAGCAGGTAGAGCACCGGCGGTTCGCCGTCACCGACAGCCCCGGCCATGCCGATCCCGGCCGTGCCGCGGTCGGGCAGCAGCACGGTCATCGAGGTGCCCATGCCGAGCGCCTGGGAGAAGAAGTCACAGCGGATCCGGGCCATGAGCCGGCAGCGTACCCCCGGTCCCGATGGAGGCCGGATGCACCGTTCCTATTGCCGCGGGCCGTCCCGGCGGGTCAGGATGGCCTTGCGTGCCGGAAACGTGTTCGTAACCTGCGCGCTGCTGGTCTCTGTCACGAGGAAGTGGGAGTCAGGCATGAGCGACGTCTCGGCGGCACTGGGTGTGCGCCTCTACCCGGATCTGGTCGAGCCCGGCGGCCTGGCCCCCGCGCTCGCGCGGACCGCGACCGCGCACCGGCTCGACGTCGGCCAGGTCAGCGCTCCCGAGCAGGGCCGCAGCCGGTTCACCTGCGCCGAGTTGACCTCCGGCCGGGGGGTGGTCTGCGTCAGCCTCGGCGCCCAGGCCCGCTACTTCATGATCGACCTGCGGATCGACGGCGAGGTCCAGGCCCGCGGCGACGCCACCGACCTGCTCCAGGTCGCGCAGGTGGCCGACGCCTGGCGGGCCGGCGCCACGCTCGCCGAGCTCACCGCGCGGTTCCCGTTCATGGAGCAGATGAAGCGCCACCCGGTCGCCCAGGCCGGCTAGGGTCGCCGAGCATCCGTGGTCGCCCGGGCGACCACGCACGAAGCCGGCGCCGGTCACGCCTGACCGGCCCGCCGGGTGAGGCCGATCGCCGTCGTCAGGTGCGACACGCCGGCCGGTGCCGGGCCGCCGCGCGCCACCTCGCCGATCACGGTACGCGCCAGCGGTCGCATCCGGATCTCGTCGGGCGCGATCCGGTCGGCCTCGGTCAGGGCGCGGCCCGCCCGGAGCAGGTCACCGATCTGGAGGTACGCCCGCGCGGCGTCGACCAGGTGCGCGGCCCGGTGCTCGACGGGCAACCGCCGCCAGCCGTCCGTCCCGATGACCGCCTCGTGCCGGGCGACCGCCTCGCCGCCGTCACCGAGTTCGACCGCCGCCGCCACGTGCGCCACCTGCACGGTCGCCGGCCCGAACCCACCGAGGTGCGGGTCGTGGCGGTCGTCGACCCGCCCGGCGATCTCGGCGGCCAGCCCGAGCCACTCCGCGGCGCTGTGCGCGTCGCCGCAGGACGCTGCCGCGAGAGCCGCCTCGACCCAGAGTGTCCCGCCGAGCGTCGGCCCCGCCGACGACCGGTCGTGCGCCGCGGCGATCCGGTTCGCGGCGGCGATCGTCACCATCGTCGCCAACCGCCCGCGCCCCGTGGCCCGTAGCGCCTGGCCCAGCGGCACCGCCGCGACCGCGGTCCATCCCGGGTCACCGGCGGCCACCGCCACGGCCCGGTCGGCCGCCAGCCACGCCACGTCCGGCTCGCCCAGCTTCACCAGCACCGACGCCGTGATCCGGTAGACCCGCACCAGCAGACCGGTCGTGCCGTGCCCGCCACCGGCGGCGTGCGCGCGTCGCGCGGCGTCGAGCAGGTCGGGCACCAGCCGCATCACCTGCGCATGACGTGCGTGCTGGTACGCCGACCACGCGTGCTCCACCCGCCGACCCAGGTCGGGCGTCGGCGCCGCGGATCCGGTCGCGGCCCGCGGCAGGTCGTAGCGCGCCAGCGCGGCCCGCAGGCCCTCCACGCCCTCGACGTCGACGCTGCCCGCCGGCCGCGACTCCCGACCCACAAGCGTCGCCGGTTCCACCCGCAGCACCCTGGCCACGTCCTGGATGACGGAGAACCGATCGAGGCTACGCACACCACGCTCGACCTTGTCGACCCAGCTCTTCGACTTGCCCAGCCGGTCGGCGAGCATCTGCTGGGTCATCCGACGCCGGATCCGCCACTGTGCGACCCGCCGGCCGACCGGCACCTCACCGCTGGTCACGACGCCGCCGGTCGGGCACCGCGGTGGTCGTCTCCTCGACCGGTATCCGGTCCGCCTCGGCCTGCGCGAGGAGCCGTTGTCGCGCCGCCTCCCGCTCGGCCTCCTGAATCTGCTCGCCCCGGCTCACCGTCGGCTTGTCACCACGCTTGCGCATACCCACCTCCGTTGTTGGAGGGTGTCGGCGGGTTCGTGAAGGACCGTCACCGTCACCCTCGACGATGGACGCGGTTTGTGGTGGAAGTGGCGCTCTTCCGACAAGCCGGCCATGAGGTCAGCATCCAGCGATTGAGCGACGACGGTCGAGAACCAACGCGTCCGCTACCGACGTGCGGACAATGCGCGGACGGCGGCCTCAGCCTGATCGACGAGGGCGGTCGTGCGGGTGACCCGTCCGAGGCTCTCGGCCCGTTCATAGATGGCGAACGCCTCGTCCACGTCGCCGGTGTCCGCGAGCGCCGCTGCGAGACGCAGGAGGTAGGGGCCGGTCCACGCCGCGCCGCACGACTCCGCCGGCAGCCCGGTCAGCCCGCGCCGCAAGTGTTCGATCGCGTCCGCATTCCAGCCGAGGAGCCGGTAGGCGAGACCACGCTGCATGGCCAGATAGGCGGACGAGTGGAAGTAGATCCACGGCGGTTCACGGTCGGGTGCCTGGCTGGCCGTCTGGCTCAGTTCGACGGCTCTGTCGAGCAGATCCGTGACGGCGCTCGTGTCGCCGATGAGGGCGTGACCACGGGCTTGCTGCTGCGTCGCGATGGCCCGTACGCCGGGACTCGCGGGTTGTCGGGCCGCTGCGGCGGACAGGTCGATCATCGCCTCCGCGCGGCGTTCCGACCAGGCCAGATGCCCACGCATGCTCAGGACGGTGGCGGTCATGTCCGGGTTTCCGGCTTCCGTGCCCCACTCCAGCGCGACGCCGTACCACCGGCCAGCGAGACGGCCTCTGTCGCTCGCGGCGTACAACCAGCCGCCGAACTGGGCCCACTGCGCGGCGACGTCGACGACCTGCGACCGGA
The genomic region above belongs to Micromonospora sp. WMMD1128 and contains:
- a CDS encoding M15 family metallopeptidase, which codes for MRRRTAAVLVVVVAALAAACQRPAPRPAPTPTPTGPRAPADVVDLATVDPSIRTDIRYATAHNFVGRPIDGYPEPLCLLTRRAAEALHRVQAAALARGRSLKVYDCYRPQRAVDEFVAWAKRPDEQQMKAEFYPDLPKDRLFADGYLGAPTAHSRASTLDLTLVPVPTPGQPDYTPGQPLRPCTAPAGDRFADDSVDMGTGFDCFDPRAHTADVRVIGAARANRELLRELMTGEGFENYPREWWHYRYVDEPYPDTWFDFPVARSSLR
- a CDS encoding zinc-dependent alcohol dehydrogenase family protein, which codes for MKALVYGGPGEKSWSEIADPTIAGPRDAIVRVDAATICGTDLHILGGDVPEVQPGRVLGHEAVGTVVAVGDGVANLVPGDRVLASCISACGVCRYCRDGVYGQCLGGGGWILGHTVDGVQAEYARIPFADLSTYRLPESVSDEAAVLLADILPTAYEVGVLNGGVRPGDTVVVVGAGPIGLAAIQTARLFSPTHVVAVDKAQSRLDAAKRFGADLTVLADDDPLEAVRSITGGLGADVAIEAVGVPATFELCATLVRPGGRVANVGVHGAPATLHLERLWIRDVTITTGLVDTRTTPKLLDMLVAGQLDTAHMVTHRYTLDRIIEAYDVFARPAETGALKVALTR
- a CDS encoding alpha/beta hydrolase family protein, whose amino-acid sequence is MARIRCDFFSQALGMGTSMTVLLPDRGTAGIGMAGAVGDGEPPVLYLLHGLTDDDTAWTRRSSIERYVAPLGLAVVMPQVQRSFYRDEEHGNKYWTFLSEELPEVCRSFFRLSTRREDTFVAGLSMGGYGAMKWALRHPDRFAAAASLSGALDVVRRRHHPTSPLDPAVWHTVWGDRTPPDEDDTVVLLERAGDDLPALYVACGTEDFLHDDNVLFVDTARRLGRPVTVDFGPGDHDWAYWDARIADVLAWLPLRV
- a CDS encoding DinB family protein; translation: METERIGPPLLAGERETLRAFLDFHRATLALKCEGLTDEQLRRQSSPPSTLSLLGLVRHMAEVERTWFRRVINAEDIPLVWSDTGDFQAAYDAADADRAEAFEAWRREVEHARRIERAAESLDVTGHQARWGEDVSLRLVMVHMLHEYARHNGHADLLREALDGTVGV
- a CDS encoding helix-turn-helix transcriptional regulator codes for the protein MPPVIDGRFGAELRRLRTAAGLSLRQLAPLVLSSRGHLHDLETGRRQPTVDLAGRLDATLDTNGLLSSMLRPAPPPADPERWAYVTRYPRRIDAATLHALVDSLAAHRRLEDNLGATSLLPTVRAQLDMVSTLVAETAGALRSQVVDVAAQWAQFGGWLYAASDRGRLAGRWYGVALEWGTEAGNPDMTATVLSMRGHLAWSERRAEAMIDLSAAAARQPASPGVRAIATQQQARGHALIGDTSAVTDLLDRAVELSQTASQAPDREPPWIYFHSSAYLAMQRGLAYRLLGWNADAIEHLRRGLTGLPAESCGAAWTGPYLLRLAAALADTGDVDEAFAIYERAESLGRVTRTTALVDQAEAAVRALSARR
- a CDS encoding helix-turn-helix domain-containing protein, whose product is MTSGEVPVGRRVAQWRIRRRMTQQMLADRLGKSKSWVDKVERGVRSLDRFSVIQDVARVLRVEPATLVGRESRPAGSVDVEGVEGLRAALARYDLPRAATGSAAPTPDLGRRVEHAWSAYQHARHAQVMRLVPDLLDAARRAHAAGGGHGTTGLLVRVYRITASVLVKLGEPDVAWLAADRAVAVAAGDPGWTAVAAVPLGQALRATGRGRLATMVTIAAANRIAAAHDRSSAGPTLGGTLWVEAALAAASCGDAHSAAEWLGLAAEIAGRVDDRHDPHLGGFGPATVQVAHVAAAVELGDGGEAVARHEAVIGTDGWRRLPVEHRAAHLVDAARAYLQIGDLLRAGRALTEADRIAPDEIRMRPLARTVIGEVARGGPAPAGVSHLTTAIGLTRRAGQA